In Streptomyces sp. P9-A4, the genomic window TCAAGAACATGCGTGACCTTCTCGAACTCCCCATCTCGGACGCGCAGTTCGCCGACGGCCAGGTGCCCTACGGCCACCCCGGCGCCGACTCCCCCGAGGTCCGCTACCTCCAGGAGCGCCGCGCGGCCCTCGGCGGCCCGGCCCCGGCCCGCCGCACCCAGCCGCTCGCCCCGCTGCCGGCCCCGGCCGAGAAGGCCTTCACCGCCTTCGACAAGGGCTCCGGCTCGCAGTCGATGGCGACGACGATGGCCTTCGTGCGTCTGATCAAGGACCTGATCCGCGACAACGAGACCGGCAGGCGCTGGGTCCCGATCGTCCCGGACGAGGCCCGTACCTTCGGTATGGAGTCGCTGTTCCCGTCGCTCGGCATCTACTCGCCGAAGGGCCAGACGTACGAGCCGGTCGACCGCGACCAGCTGATGTACTACAAGGAGGCCAAGAACGGCCAGATCCTCAACGAGGGGATCACCGAGGCCGGTTCGATGGCCGACTTCATCGCCGCTTCCACCGCGTACTCCACGCACGGTGAGGCGATGATCCCGTTCTACATCTTCTACTCGATGTTCGGCTGGCAGCGGACCGCCGACCAGATGTGGCAGCTCGGCGACCAGCTCGGCCGCGGCTTCCTCGTCGGCGCCACCGCGGGCCGTACGACCCTGACCGGTGAGGGCCTCCAGCACGCCGACGGCCACTCGCCGGTGATCGCGGCGACCAACCCGGCGGCGCTGACCTACGACCCGGCGTTCGCCTACGAGGTCGCGGCCATCGTCAAGGAGGGTCTGCGCCGGATGTACGGCGAGGCCGCCGAGGGCGAGGACCAGAACGTCTTCTACTACCTCACCGTGTACAACGAGCCGATGCCGCAGCCGGCCAAGCCGGCCGGGATCGACGAGGGCATCGTCAAGGGCCTCTACCGCTTCAACACGGCGGAGTCGGCCGGTCTCGACCTCCCGGCGAACGCCTCGCGCATCCAGCTGCTCTCCTCCGGTACGGCCATCCACTGGGCCCTGGAGGCGCAGAAGCTGCTCGCCGCCGAGTGGGGTGTGGGCGCCGACGTGTGGTCCGCGACCTCCTGGACGGAGCTGCGGCGCGACGCGCTGGAGGCCGACGCGGCGCTGCTGCGCGGCGAGGAGCAGGTGCCGTACATCCGCAAGGCCCTGGAGGGCGTCGACTCCCCGGTCCTCGCGGTCTCCGACTACATGCGCCAGGTCCCGGACCAGATCGCGCAGTGGGTCGAGCAGGACTGGTCCTCGCTGGGCGCCGACGGCTTCGGCCTCTCGGACACCCGTGACGCGGCCCGCCGCCACTTCGGCGTCGACGCGCAGTCGATCGTCGTCGCGGCCCTCGCGCAGCTCGCCCGCCGCGGCGAGGTCCCTGCCGCGGCCGTGAAGGAGGCGCGCGAGCGCTACGGCCTGTAGGCCGGGTCCGGTTGTCGGTGCGGGCACGCATGATGGAGTCATGCGTGCCGCCCGGCTGATCAAGATGGTTCTGCTCCTCCAGTCCCGTCCCTCGATGACGGCGGCCGAACTCGCGGCCGAACTGGAGGTGTCCGAACGGACCGTCACCCGTGATGCCCTCGCCCTCTCCGAGGCGGGGGTTCCGGTGTACGCGGACCGGGGCAGGGCCGGTGGGTACCGGCTCGTCGGCGGGTACCGTACGCGCCTCACCGGTCTGGAGCGCGGTGAGGCGGAGGCGCTGTTCCTCTCCGGGCTTCCCGGTGCGCTGCGGGACATGGGGCTCGCGGACGCCGCCTCCTCCGCGCGGCTGAAGGTGAGCGCCGCCCTGCTGCCCTCGCTGCGGGACGCTCCGGTCTCGGCGGCGCGGCGCTTCCATCTGGACGCCCCCGGCTGGTACCAGGAGCCGGAGACCCCGGAGTTGCTCGCCCCGATCGCGGAGGCGGTCTGGGACGACCTGATGGTCCGGGCGCGCTACCGGCGTGGGGACACCGAGGTGGAGCGCGAACTCGCGCCGTACGGGCTCGTCCTGAAGGCGGGCGTCTGGTACGTCTGCGCCAGGGCCGGTTCCTCGTTCCGTACCTACCGGGTGGACCGCTTCACGGCGGTCGCGGTCGGCGGGGAGCGCTTCGTCCGGGAGGAGGACTTCGACCTGTCCGCCTTCTGGGAGGAGCGGGCGGCGGAGTTCGCCCGGTCGATCCTGCGCACCGAGGTCGTCGTACGGCTCACGGCGGCGGGCGCGCGTCGGCTGCCGTACGTGACGGACCGGGCGGCGGCCGAGGACGCACTCGCGGCGGGGGTCTCCGGGGAGGCGGCCGACGGGGTGGCGGCCGACGGGGAGGGGTGCGTGACGGTGACGCTCCCGGTGGAGAGCGAGGAGGTGGCCTTCTCCCAGCTGTTCGGGCTCGGCCCGGAGGCGGAGGTGCTGGCCCCCGCCTCCCTGCGCGAGCGGTTCGCCGAGGCAGCCCGGCGGACGGCCGCGCTCTACCGGTAGTCGTTCACGTCCGGCTTCCCGGTCTCGCCCGCGACGATGAAGCCCCAGGCGTCCGGCCGCGAGCCGTCCGTGTCGGTGAAGCCGTACTCCCCGGCGAGCTGTCCGCTGGAGAGCGACCGTCCGTTCCAGCGGTGCCGGCCGGGATCGGCGGCGAGGGCGGCGACCGCCCTGCCCACGTACACCGGGGACTCGGAGACAGCGAAGTCGGGGATCTTCACGGTGGCGTCGCGCCAGTTCTCCTCGGTGACCCCGAAGCCGGCGAGCATCTGCTCGGACCTGAGCCAGCCGGGGGTGAGCGCGACCGCCGTGCCGCCGGACTCCTCCAGCTCCTTCGCGAGGCCGAAGGCCATCCGGATCGGGGCGTTCTTGGCGAGGTCGTAGAAAAGGTTCTCGCGGAAGCGGGTGCGGTTGTACTCGGCGGTGCCGTCGGTGACCTCGACGACGAGGCCGCCGGGGTGGCGGTTCAGCAGCGGCAGTGCGGTGTGCGAGGTGATGGCGTGGGTCCGCACCCCGAGTTCGAGCATCCTGAGACCGCCGCCGAGGTCGTTCTCCCAGGTCTTCTTCCCGAAGGCGAGGAGGTGCTCGCCGCCCCACACGTCGTTGACGAGGACGTCGAGCCGCCCCCGTTCCCGGTCGATCCGGTCGACCAGCGCCCGGACCTGTCCGGGCTCCAGGTGGTCGGTGGGGACGGCGACGCCCTCGCCGCCCGCGGCCGTCACCAGTTCGGCCGTCTCCTCGATGGTCTCGGTGGCCCGGCCGACCTCGCTGAGGCGCTCGCGGGTGGTCCGCCCGGTGACGTACACCGTGGCTCCCGCCGCGCCGAGCTGGACCGCGATGCCCCGTCCCGCGCCCCGGGTGGCCCCGGCGACCAGGCAGATCCGTCCGTGCAGTGGCTTCGTCTCCGTCGTCATGCGGAGGAGTCTTCCCGGAATACCCGACATCTTCTGTCTGGTTTCATTTCGGGCTTTCCGGGTGCGTCGCACCCCCCGAGCCACGATGCTGGTCCCGTGATGGACGAGACCGAGTTCTGGGAGATCATCGACGCCAGCCGCGAGGCCGCCGAGGGCGACCCCGAGGAGCAGGCCGATCTGCTCGTGGAACGGCTGACGCGCCTTGACCCCGACTCCGTGCTCGACTACGCGCGCCATTTCGAGGCCCGCTACAACCGGGCGTACCTCTGGGATCTGTGGGGCGCGGCGGCCGTGCTGTTCGACGGGGCGGGCGAGGAGTCCTTCGACTCGTTCCGCTGCTGGCTCATCGGGCAGGGCCGGGAGGTGTACGAGGGAGCGGTGCACGATCCGGACGCGCTGGCGGAGCTGCTCGACGACTTCGACACGGAGATCGACGGGGACGGCGAGGAGATCGGTTTCGCGGCGGACGAGGCGTATGAGCAGCTGACCGGCGCCGAGACCCCGGACCTGGGCATTCCGGTGCCGGGCGGGGAGCCGCTCGGCACGCCCTTCGACCTGGCGGACGACGATGTGCTCGCGTCCCGCTTCCCGCGCCTGTGGGAGCGGTTCGGGGCGGGGTAGGACCCGGGGGCACGGAGGGAGGGCTCCGTACCCCCGGGTGGTTCAGCACCCCGGGTGGGCCGGCGACCCACCCCGGGCGGTTCAGCCCAGCTGGAGCCGGGGGTTCTCCTGGCCGAGGATCATGTCCGTGCGCGGCTGGAGCGCCGGGAAGAGCTGCTCGGGCTGCGGGATCGCCCAGTACTTGCCCTCGGCGACCATCTCGAAGACCCGCTCGGCGTGCTCCTCGGGGGTGAGCCCGTGCTCGTCGGCGAGGGTCTGGAGCTGCTCGTTGAAGGCGGCGATCTCGGGCGGGACCGTCTCGCCGGGCCTGGCCGCCTTGAAGATCTCGCTCTTGACCGAGCCGGGGGTCACGACGGACACCTGGATCGGGGCGCCCTTCATCAGCATCTCGTAGTGCAGCGACTCGGTGAGCGCGAGCGTGCCGAACTTGGTGACGCTGTACGGGGCCATCAGCGGGCTGGGCAGCATGCCGCCGATGGACGACACGTTCACCACCCAGGCCTTCTCGCCGCGTTCCAGCATGCGCGGGACGAAGGCGCGGATGCCGTTGACGTAGCCGCCGATGTTGATCCGGAGCATGGCGTCCCAGCGCTCCGCCGGGATCTCCCAGGACCAGCCCATGGACATGATCCCGGCGTTGTTGACGAGCAGGTCGACCGTGCCGAAGCGGGTGTACGCGGTGTCGGCGAGCGCCTCGACCGAGGCGGCGTCGGCGACGTCGGTCACCACGGCCTCCACCTCGGCGCCGACGGCCCGCAGCTCCTCGGCGAAGACGGCGAGGCGGTCGGCGGCGATGTCGGCGAGGACCAGCTTCATGCCGAGCCCGGCGGCGTGCCGGGCGAGGCCGGAGCCGATCCCGGAGGAGGCGCCGGTGATGACGGCGGTACGTCCGCCGAAGACCTCGGCGGCAAGCGGGGAGGCGCTCATCAGAAGTGCGTCCCGCCGTCGATGCGGACCTCGGTGCCGGTGATGAAGCGGCCGTCGTCGGAGGCCAGCATCGCGACGACGCCGGCGACGGTCTCGGGGCCGGCGAAGCCCTGGCCGAGGGCGGGGGCGAGCTTCACGAAGAGCGAGAGGTCGGCGTCCTCGGGGAGGCCGGGGCCGACGCTCTGGCGGCTGGCGCCGGTGCCGTCGGTCATGCCGGAGGAGATGGAGCCGGGCTGCACGGCGGTGAAGCGGATGCCCCGCCCGGCGTACTCGGCGGCGAGCGCGTGGGTCATCGACTGGATGCCGCCCTTGCTGGCCGCGTAGGCCGCCATGTAGGGGTGGGCGAACATCGCGGAGGTGGAGGAGAAGTTCACGACGGCGGAGCCGTTGCCCTCCAGGAGGGCCGGGATCGCCTCGCGGATCATGAGGAAGGTGCCGGTGAGGTTGATCCGGAGCACCTGCTCGAAGGAGTCGAGGCTGGTCTCGTGGGTGTGCGAGGAGCGCAGGATGCCGGCCGCGTTGACCAGGACGTCCAGGCCGCCGAGCGCCTCGACGGCGGCGGCGACGCCGGCGCGTACGGAGGCCTCGTCGGCGACGTTCAGGACGACGGTGGTGAGGCGGTCGGCGGCGTCGCCGGCCTTGGCGACGGTGTCCTTGAGGCCGTCCTCGCTGATGTCGGCGGCCACGACCCGGCCGCCCTCGGCGAGCACGCGCAGGACGGTGGCCTGGCCGATGCCGGAGCCGCCGCCGGTGATGAGGGCGCGGCGTCCTTCGTATCGGGTGAGCTGGTTCATGGCGGCAACCTCTCGATCTCAAGATTCCGGGGAACGTTCCCGGGAACCATGCCACCGTACGCCCACATGGCACGTTTTGCCACAGCTGCACAGCATGCACGCCCGGCAGTCGCGGGCGTACTCTTCGTACGGTGAGCACCAAGCCCGAGGGCGCCACGCCCCCCACCCGGACGCTGACGGAGCGCCGCAAGGCCGCCACCCAGCTGGACATAGCGCGCGCCGCCGCCGAGCTCTTCACCGAGCGCGGCCCCGACGGCACCACCGCCGAGGACATCGCCCAGCGGGCCGGTGTCGCGCTGCGCACCTTCTACCGCTACTTCCGCTCCAAGCAGGACGCCGTCGCACCCCTCCTCGCCGGCGGCGCGGACCGCTGGCGCGAGATCCTCGCCACCACGGAGCCGGGCGCGGCCCTCCCCGAGGCCCTGGAACGCTCGATCGCCACCTCGCTGAACGCCCGGGACGAGGAGGCGGCGGAGGGACTCCGCTGGACGCGCGGGCTGCTGCGCGCCGCCATCGAGGACCCCGCGCTGCGGGCGGTCTGGTACCGGGTCAACCAGGAGTCGGAGGAACGGCTGCGCGAGGTCGTCGCCGGGCTCGCCGGGCCGGACGCGGACCCGCTGGAGGTACGGCTCGCGGCGGCGGCGGCCACGGACGCGATCCGGATCGCCCTGGAGAGCTGGGCGGAGTCGGACGCCCCGGTCACCGGGGAGGGCTCCCCGGCCGGCCTGGCGGTCCGCTGCCTGCGCGAACTGATGGGCGGGATGCGCCTCCTGAACCCGGACGACGGCGCGTAGGGCGCGTACCGACGGGCGGGCCGGGGCCGTCGCGGTACGCCTCCGCCGCGTACCGACCCGCAGGCCGCGGCCGTCGTCGCGCCGCGCCTCAGCCGAGGAGCGAGCGGCCCATCAGGATGTCGTCCACGTACTCCCCGCCGAGGAACAGCTCGCCCGGCAGCACACCCTCCACCGCGAAGCCCTCGGAGGCGTAGAGGGCGCGGGCCGGGGCGTTGTGGCCGAGCACCCGCAGGGTGATCCGGACGGCGCCCTGCTCCCTGGCCCGCTCCATCGCGGCCCGCAGCAGCGCCCGCGCCACGCCGAGCCCCCGGGCGGACCCGGCGACGGCCAGACCCTGGATCTGCCGGACGTGGGCGGTGGCGGCGAGCGGCGTCGGCGGCGCCACCCGGACGTAGCCGACGACCGCTCCCCCGCGCACCGCCACGAGGTAGTCCCCGGGCAGATGGCGCGCGTCGAAGAAGGGCTCGCCCGGCTCCGGGGCGGGCAGCACCGCGTGCAGGGTCGACCAGGTGGTCCGGTCGAGCTCCGCCAGAGCGGCGTCGTCGTCCTGCACGGCGGTACGTATCAGCGTCTCCGGCACGATCATGACGGCCACTGTGCCACGCGCCCGCCGGGGAGGGCAGGATGGTGCCCATGCAGCGTTCCGCCACTCGCAAGCGCATCGCCGTCACCGGCGCCTCCGGGCTCATCGGCTCGGCCCTGATCCGCTCCCTGCGCGCCGACGGCCACGACGTCCTCCGGCTGGTCCGCCGGCCCGCCCGGACCGCCGACGAGGTCACCTGGGACCCGAAGCGGCTGTACGTGGACGCCGCCGGGCTCGTCGGTGTGGACTCCGTCGTCCACCTGGCGGGCGCCGGGGTCGGCGAGCGCCGCTGGAACGAGGCGTACAAGCGGGAGATCCGGGACAGCCGGGTGCTCGGCACGACCGCGATCGCCCAGGCCCTCGCCTCGCTCGCGCAGCCGCCGGAGTCCCTGGTGTGCGGCACGGCGCTCGGCTGGTACGGGGACACCGGCAGCCGCGCGGTCGACGAGAGCGCCCCCGCGGGGACGGGCTTCCTGCCCGAGGTCTGCGTGGAGTGGGAGGCCGCCGCCGCGCCCGCGGAGGAGGCCGGCATCCGGGTCACGTACGCCCGCACCGGCCTGGTCGTGGCGCGCGAGGGCGGGGCGTGGGGGCGGCTCTTCCCGGTCTTCCGCGCGGGGCTCGGTGGGCGGATGGGCGACGGCCGCCAGTACTGGTCGTACATCTCCCTCCACGACGAGGTGGCCGCCCTGCGCCATCTCGTCGACACCCCGGCGCTCTCCGGCCCGGTGAACCTGACGGCCCCCGACCCCGTCACCAACCGCGAGGTGACGGCGGCGATGGGCCGGGTGCTGCACCGGCCGACCGTCTTCACGGTGCCCGCGCCCGCGCTGAGGCTGGTGCTCGGCGACTTCGCGCAGGACGTGCTGGGCAGTCAGCGGGTGCTGCCGGGGCGCCTGTTGGAGACGGGCTTCGAGTTCGCGTTCCCGACGATCGACGACGCGATCAGGGCCGCCGCCCACTGAACCCGGCACCGGCCCGCCCGCTTCCGGCACCGGTTCCTCCCCTCCCCTTACCCTGCGCTCCCCCGTGCCACAAGCACCCCGGTGCGCGCGGATGGCACCCGTGGGAGCGCTGCCTAGGCTCGACGAGAACGGCGAACTCGGGCATTCCGGAGGCCTGTTGGGGGCATAGGCATCCCACCGGCCGCGCCGAC contains:
- a CDS encoding SDR family NAD(P)-dependent oxidoreductase: MSASPLAAEVFGGRTAVITGASSGIGSGLARHAAGLGMKLVLADIAADRLAVFAEELRAVGAEVEAVVTDVADAASVEALADTAYTRFGTVDLLVNNAGIMSMGWSWEIPAERWDAMLRINIGGYVNGIRAFVPRMLERGEKAWVVNVSSIGGMLPSPLMAPYSVTKFGTLALTESLHYEMLMKGAPIQVSVVTPGSVKSEIFKAARPGETVPPEIAAFNEQLQTLADEHGLTPEEHAERVFEMVAEGKYWAIPQPEQLFPALQPRTDMILGQENPRLQLG
- a CDS encoding SDR family NAD(P)-dependent oxidoreductase, which encodes MNQLTRYEGRRALITGGGSGIGQATVLRVLAEGGRVVAADISEDGLKDTVAKAGDAADRLTTVVLNVADEASVRAGVAAAVEALGGLDVLVNAAGILRSSHTHETSLDSFEQVLRINLTGTFLMIREAIPALLEGNGSAVVNFSSTSAMFAHPYMAAYAASKGGIQSMTHALAAEYAGRGIRFTAVQPGSISSGMTDGTGASRQSVGPGLPEDADLSLFVKLAPALGQGFAGPETVAGVVAMLASDDGRFITGTEVRIDGGTHF
- a CDS encoding SDR family oxidoreductase; protein product: MTTETKPLHGRICLVAGATRGAGRGIAVQLGAAGATVYVTGRTTRERLSEVGRATETIEETAELVTAAGGEGVAVPTDHLEPGQVRALVDRIDRERGRLDVLVNDVWGGEHLLAFGKKTWENDLGGGLRMLELGVRTHAITSHTALPLLNRHPGGLVVEVTDGTAEYNRTRFRENLFYDLAKNAPIRMAFGLAKELEESGGTAVALTPGWLRSEQMLAGFGVTEENWRDATVKIPDFAVSESPVYVGRAVAALAADPGRHRWNGRSLSSGQLAGEYGFTDTDGSRPDAWGFIVAGETGKPDVNDYR
- the aceE gene encoding pyruvate dehydrogenase (acetyl-transferring), homodimeric type; the encoded protein is MTDPVGKIPSELDQLPDRDTEETAEWAASLDAVTKAAGPHRAAYLMRRTLQHAEGAGLALPKLLETDYVNTIPTSAEPTGADFDGDEDMERRITAWNRWNAAAMVTRGSKYGVGGHIATFASAAWLYETGFNHFFKGKEADGSGDQLYIQGHASPGIYARAFLDGRLNEAHLDNFRQESGGNGLPSYPHPRRLPWLWEFPTVSMGLGPLSAIYQARFNRYLTNRSIKDVSASHVWAFLGDGEMDEPESTAALALAAREGLDNLTFVINCNLQRLDGPVRANFKIVQELEAQFRGAGWNVVKSLWGNAWDELFALDTTGALVRRLREVPDAQVQTYQTRDAAYIRQDFFGKDPALVAMAQLLSDDKILECFHLSRGGHEPRKVYAAYKAAVEFKGAPTVILAQTVKGHTLGEGFASKNANHQMKKLTTDEFKNMRDLLELPISDAQFADGQVPYGHPGADSPEVRYLQERRAALGGPAPARRTQPLAPLPAPAEKAFTAFDKGSGSQSMATTMAFVRLIKDLIRDNETGRRWVPIVPDEARTFGMESLFPSLGIYSPKGQTYEPVDRDQLMYYKEAKNGQILNEGITEAGSMADFIAASTAYSTHGEAMIPFYIFYSMFGWQRTADQMWQLGDQLGRGFLVGATAGRTTLTGEGLQHADGHSPVIAATNPAALTYDPAFAYEVAAIVKEGLRRMYGEAAEGEDQNVFYYLTVYNEPMPQPAKPAGIDEGIVKGLYRFNTAESAGLDLPANASRIQLLSSGTAIHWALEAQKLLAAEWGVGADVWSATSWTELRRDALEADAALLRGEEQVPYIRKALEGVDSPVLAVSDYMRQVPDQIAQWVEQDWSSLGADGFGLSDTRDAARRHFGVDAQSIVVAALAQLARRGEVPAAAVKEARERYGL
- a CDS encoding DUF4240 domain-containing protein; this translates as MDETEFWEIIDASREAAEGDPEEQADLLVERLTRLDPDSVLDYARHFEARYNRAYLWDLWGAAAVLFDGAGEESFDSFRCWLIGQGREVYEGAVHDPDALAELLDDFDTEIDGDGEEIGFAADEAYEQLTGAETPDLGIPVPGGEPLGTPFDLADDDVLASRFPRLWERFGAG
- a CDS encoding GNAT family N-acetyltransferase, encoding MIVPETLIRTAVQDDDAALAELDRTTWSTLHAVLPAPEPGEPFFDARHLPGDYLVAVRGGAVVGYVRVAPPTPLAATAHVRQIQGLAVAGSARGLGVARALLRAAMERAREQGAVRITLRVLGHNAPARALYASEGFAVEGVLPGELFLGGEYVDDILMGRSLLG
- a CDS encoding TIGR01777 family oxidoreductase translates to MVPMQRSATRKRIAVTGASGLIGSALIRSLRADGHDVLRLVRRPARTADEVTWDPKRLYVDAAGLVGVDSVVHLAGAGVGERRWNEAYKREIRDSRVLGTTAIAQALASLAQPPESLVCGTALGWYGDTGSRAVDESAPAGTGFLPEVCVEWEAAAAPAEEAGIRVTYARTGLVVAREGGAWGRLFPVFRAGLGGRMGDGRQYWSYISLHDEVAALRHLVDTPALSGPVNLTAPDPVTNREVTAAMGRVLHRPTVFTVPAPALRLVLGDFAQDVLGSQRVLPGRLLETGFEFAFPTIDDAIRAAAH
- a CDS encoding helix-turn-helix transcriptional regulator: MRAARLIKMVLLLQSRPSMTAAELAAELEVSERTVTRDALALSEAGVPVYADRGRAGGYRLVGGYRTRLTGLERGEAEALFLSGLPGALRDMGLADAASSARLKVSAALLPSLRDAPVSAARRFHLDAPGWYQEPETPELLAPIAEAVWDDLMVRARYRRGDTEVERELAPYGLVLKAGVWYVCARAGSSFRTYRVDRFTAVAVGGERFVREEDFDLSAFWEERAAEFARSILRTEVVVRLTAAGARRLPYVTDRAAAEDALAAGVSGEAADGVAADGEGCVTVTLPVESEEVAFSQLFGLGPEAEVLAPASLRERFAEAARRTAALYR
- a CDS encoding TetR/AcrR family transcriptional regulator, whose product is MSTKPEGATPPTRTLTERRKAATQLDIARAAAELFTERGPDGTTAEDIAQRAGVALRTFYRYFRSKQDAVAPLLAGGADRWREILATTEPGAALPEALERSIATSLNARDEEAAEGLRWTRGLLRAAIEDPALRAVWYRVNQESEERLREVVAGLAGPDADPLEVRLAAAAATDAIRIALESWAESDAPVTGEGSPAGLAVRCLRELMGGMRLLNPDDGA